The Patulibacter sp. SYSU D01012 genome window below encodes:
- the lpdA gene encoding dihydrolipoyl dehydrogenase, whose amino-acid sequence MEVKVPDIGDFTDVPVTELLVSPGDEVAVEDPLVALESDKATMEVPSPQAGTVVELKVKEGDTVSEGTVVLVLETADDAADDGDAQAPDGGNVDEKDAGGAQHAQAPRGEDGSRDGGGTSAAGTEGDSYAGGSSATADPAAAGTAGRHGGEASKASDEVKAKGDVHVDVVVLGSGPGGYSAAFRAADLGLKVAMVEREPVLGGVCLNVGCIPSKALLHAAKVITEAEDMGAHGVTFAKPEVDLDALRSWKDDVVGKLSGGVAGMAKGRKVEVVKGTGRFVGEHELQVDDTLVTFDSAIVATGSRSVQLPGIPHEEEAVMDSTGALELADVPERLLVVGGGIIGLEMATVYDALGSQVTVVELADQIVPGADKDLIKPLKKRIDGRYAAIHLKTKVEKVEVVDGGLQATFSSDAGDAPEPAVFDRVLVAVGRTPNGKDLGLEELGVEVDERGFVPVDEQQRTKVPHIYAIGDVVGQPMLAHKATHEAHVAAEVIAGHDVAFDVRGIPSVAYTEPELAWVGLTETQAKKDGTAYETAVFPWVASGRALASDAEKGQTKLLVDPESRRILGAGIVGTNAGELIAEVGLALEMGANAEDVALTVHAHPTLSESIGLAAEIAEGTITDLPQKRKR is encoded by the coding sequence ATCGAGGTCAAGGTCCCGGACATCGGGGACTTCACCGACGTCCCGGTGACCGAGCTGCTCGTGTCCCCGGGCGACGAGGTGGCGGTCGAGGATCCGCTCGTCGCGCTCGAGTCCGACAAGGCCACGATGGAGGTGCCGAGCCCGCAGGCCGGCACGGTCGTCGAGCTGAAGGTCAAGGAGGGCGACACGGTCTCCGAGGGCACGGTCGTGCTGGTCCTCGAGACCGCCGACGACGCGGCCGACGACGGGGACGCCCAGGCGCCCGACGGCGGGAACGTCGACGAGAAGGACGCCGGCGGCGCGCAGCACGCGCAGGCTCCGCGCGGCGAGGACGGCTCCCGGGACGGCGGCGGCACCTCCGCGGCCGGGACCGAGGGCGACTCGTACGCCGGCGGCTCCTCGGCCACGGCCGACCCCGCCGCGGCCGGGACGGCCGGCCGCCACGGCGGCGAGGCGTCGAAGGCGTCCGACGAGGTCAAGGCGAAGGGCGACGTGCACGTCGACGTCGTCGTGCTGGGCTCCGGCCCCGGCGGCTACTCGGCCGCGTTCCGCGCCGCCGACCTGGGCCTGAAGGTCGCCATGGTCGAGCGCGAGCCGGTGCTCGGCGGCGTCTGCCTGAACGTCGGGTGCATCCCGTCCAAGGCGCTGCTGCACGCGGCCAAGGTCATCACCGAGGCCGAGGACATGGGCGCGCACGGGGTGACGTTCGCGAAGCCCGAGGTCGACCTGGACGCGCTGCGCTCCTGGAAGGACGACGTCGTCGGCAAGCTCTCGGGCGGCGTGGCCGGCATGGCCAAGGGCCGCAAGGTCGAGGTCGTCAAGGGCACGGGCCGCTTCGTCGGCGAGCACGAGCTGCAGGTCGACGACACGCTCGTCACCTTCGACTCGGCGATCGTCGCCACGGGCTCCCGCTCGGTGCAGCTGCCGGGCATCCCGCACGAGGAGGAGGCCGTCATGGACTCCACCGGCGCGCTCGAGCTGGCCGACGTCCCCGAGCGGCTGCTCGTGGTCGGCGGCGGCATCATCGGGCTGGAGATGGCGACGGTCTACGACGCGCTCGGCTCGCAGGTGACGGTCGTCGAGCTCGCCGACCAGATCGTGCCCGGCGCCGACAAGGACCTGATCAAGCCGCTGAAGAAGCGCATCGACGGGCGCTACGCCGCGATCCACCTGAAGACCAAGGTCGAGAAGGTCGAGGTCGTCGACGGCGGCCTGCAGGCGACGTTCTCGTCGGACGCCGGCGACGCGCCGGAGCCCGCCGTCTTCGACCGGGTGCTCGTCGCCGTCGGCCGCACGCCGAACGGCAAGGACCTGGGCCTGGAGGAGCTCGGCGTCGAGGTCGACGAGCGCGGCTTCGTGCCCGTCGACGAGCAGCAGCGCACGAAGGTGCCGCACATCTACGCGATCGGCGACGTCGTCGGCCAGCCGATGCTCGCCCACAAGGCGACGCACGAGGCGCACGTGGCCGCCGAGGTCATCGCCGGCCACGACGTGGCGTTCGACGTGCGCGGCATCCCGTCCGTGGCCTACACCGAGCCCGAGCTCGCGTGGGTCGGCCTGACGGAGACGCAGGCGAAGAAGGACGGCACGGCGTACGAGACCGCGGTCTTCCCCTGGGTCGCGTCCGGCCGCGCGCTCGCGAGCGACGCCGAGAAGGGGCAGACGAAGCTGCTCGTCGACCCGGAGTCCCGCCGCATCCTCGGCGCCGGCATCGTCGGCACGAACGCCGGCGAGCTGATCGCCGAGGTCGGCCTGGCGCTGGAGATGGGCGCCAACGCGGAGGACGTCGCCCTGACGGTCCACGCGCACCCGACGCTCTCGGAGTCGATCGGCCTGGCGGCCGAGATCGCCGAGGGCACGATCACCGACCTGCCGCAGAAGCGCAAGCGGTAG
- the aceF gene encoding dihydrolipoyllysine-residue acetyltransferase: MKQVEVPDIGDFEDVPVVEILVAVGDTVAEEDPLVALESDKATMEVPSPVAGTVKEILVSVGDTVSEGTAVVAVETGEEGGDDAVKPEGGDVSEDTGGTAAEPDAIAPSGTSKTGGAALDAEEQSGSGEAKAPSNAPTSAPEDAPIYASPSVRRLARELGVDLHGVQGTGRKGRIVPEDVQKAKDAPAAPKADAPKAADGDGGLGLAPWPTVNFEKFGETERVPLSRIQKLSGANLARNWVRIPHVTHNDDADITELEAFRKQLNAEQKDVKVTMVALLLKAISGALKQYPTLNSSLDGDELVLRKYHHLGFAADTPNGLLVPVIRDVDQKGILQVAGELTELSAKAREGKLGPAQMSGGTFSLSSLGGIGGTSFTPIINAPEVAILGVTRSAMKPVWNGSEFAPRLILPLSLSYDHRVIDGALAARFTAHLATILADFRRILL, translated from the coding sequence ATGAAGCAGGTCGAGGTCCCGGACATCGGGGACTTCGAGGACGTTCCGGTCGTCGAGATCCTCGTGGCGGTGGGCGACACCGTCGCCGAGGAGGACCCGCTCGTCGCGCTCGAGTCGGACAAGGCCACGATGGAGGTGCCGTCGCCCGTCGCCGGCACCGTCAAGGAGATCCTCGTCTCCGTCGGCGACACGGTGTCCGAGGGCACCGCCGTCGTCGCGGTCGAGACCGGCGAGGAGGGCGGCGACGACGCGGTGAAGCCCGAGGGCGGCGACGTGTCCGAGGACACCGGCGGCACCGCCGCCGAGCCCGACGCGATCGCGCCGTCCGGGACCAGCAAGACCGGCGGCGCCGCCCTCGACGCCGAGGAGCAGTCGGGGTCCGGCGAGGCGAAGGCCCCGTCGAACGCGCCGACCTCGGCCCCCGAGGACGCCCCGATCTACGCGAGCCCGAGCGTCCGGCGCCTGGCCCGCGAGCTGGGCGTCGACCTGCACGGCGTCCAGGGCACCGGCCGCAAGGGCCGCATCGTGCCCGAGGACGTGCAGAAGGCCAAGGACGCCCCGGCGGCGCCGAAGGCCGACGCCCCGAAGGCGGCGGACGGCGACGGCGGCCTGGGCCTGGCGCCCTGGCCGACGGTGAACTTCGAGAAGTTCGGCGAGACCGAGCGCGTCCCGCTCTCGCGCATCCAGAAGCTGTCGGGCGCCAACCTGGCCCGCAACTGGGTCCGCATCCCGCACGTCACGCACAACGACGACGCGGACATCACCGAGCTCGAGGCGTTCCGCAAGCAGCTCAACGCGGAGCAGAAGGACGTCAAGGTGACGATGGTCGCCCTGCTCCTGAAGGCCATCTCGGGGGCGCTCAAGCAGTACCCGACGCTGAACTCCTCGCTCGACGGCGACGAGCTCGTCCTGCGCAAGTACCACCACCTGGGCTTCGCGGCCGACACGCCGAACGGCCTGCTGGTCCCCGTCATCCGCGACGTGGACCAGAAGGGCATCCTGCAGGTGGCCGGCGAGCTGACCGAGCTGTCGGCGAAGGCCCGCGAGGGCAAGCTCGGCCCCGCGCAGATGAGCGGCGGCACGTTCTCGCTCTCCAGCCTGGGCGGCATCGGCGGCACGTCGTTCACGCCGATCATCAACGCGCCCGAGGTCGCCATCCTCGGCGTCACGCGCTCGGCGATGAAGCCGGTGTGGAACGGCAGCGAGTTCGCGCCGCGGCTGATCCTGCCGCTGTCGCTCTCCTACGACCACCGCGTCATCGACGGGGCGCTCGCGGCCCGCTTCACGGCGCACCTGGCGACCATCCTGGCCGACTTCCGGAGGATCCTGCTGTGA
- the aceE gene encoding pyruvate dehydrogenase (acetyl-transferring), homodimeric type — MSTTADPDPAETREWLEALDAVLAHDGPDRAEDLLARLIAEARARGASPAVPSTTPYVNTIPADQGEELPTDQAVERRVRSLVRWNALASVLRANKESSELGGHIASFQSAATLYEVGFNHFWRAPSEEHGGDLVYFQGHSAPGFYARAFLEGRIPVEQMERFRQETDPSAKGLSSYPHPWLMPEFWQFPTVSMGLGPLMAIYQARFLKYLQGRGIADTKDRDVWVFCGDGEMDEPESMGAIGMAGREKLDNLTFVINCNLQRLDGPVRGNGKVIQELEANFRGAGWNVIKVVWGSKWDRLIQADTEGHLLRLMEETVDGDYQTLKSRDGAYVREHFFGKHPETAKMVEDWTDDEVWALNRGGHDPQKVYAAYAAARAHKGQPTVILAKTIKGYGMGGSGEGQNITHQQKKMTEDVLFAFRDRFGLDLTDEQVKEAAFVRPDEDSEEMRFLLEQRKKLGGSLPARRPKSSTSLPVPELSAFKAITEGSGDREISTTMAFVRVLAALLRDKALKKHIVPIVPDESRTFGMEGMFRQLGIYSQVGQLYQPEDSEQLMFYREDRQGQILQEGINEPGAFSSWIAAATSYSNNDTPMIPFYVYYSMFGFQRVGDLAWAAGDSRARGFLVGGTAGRTTLNGEGLQHEDGHSLVQAALIPNCVSYDPAYGYELAVIVQDGLRRMYGEQEDVFYYLTVMNENYPQPAMPEGSQEGILRGMHRVREAGIDGKKGKTIRLLGSGTILREVLAAAEALEEEHGVAAEVWSVTSYTELRRDGMAAERHNRLHPDEDRRVPYVAEQLAGDVPIVAASDYIRELADGIRPFVDAPYTVLGTDGFGRSDYRKALRSFFEVDRRHVVLAALTQLAEQGAVDRKVLGTVIEQYEIKDEGAPWAR, encoded by the coding sequence ATGTCCACCACCGCCGATCCCGATCCCGCCGAGACCCGAGAGTGGCTCGAGGCCCTGGACGCGGTCCTGGCCCACGACGGGCCCGACCGCGCCGAGGACCTCCTCGCGCGCCTGATCGCCGAGGCCCGCGCCCGCGGCGCGTCCCCGGCCGTCCCCTCGACGACCCCGTACGTCAACACCATCCCCGCCGACCAGGGCGAGGAGCTGCCGACCGACCAGGCCGTCGAGCGCCGCGTGCGCTCCCTCGTGCGCTGGAACGCGCTCGCCTCGGTCCTGCGCGCCAACAAGGAGAGCTCGGAGCTCGGCGGCCACATCGCCAGCTTCCAGTCCGCCGCGACGCTCTACGAGGTGGGCTTCAACCACTTCTGGCGCGCCCCGAGCGAGGAGCACGGCGGCGACCTCGTCTACTTCCAGGGTCACTCCGCGCCGGGCTTCTACGCCCGCGCCTTCCTCGAGGGGCGCATCCCCGTGGAGCAGATGGAGCGCTTCCGGCAGGAGACGGACCCGAGCGCCAAGGGGCTCTCGTCGTACCCGCACCCGTGGCTCATGCCGGAGTTCTGGCAGTTCCCGACGGTGTCGATGGGCCTCGGCCCGCTCATGGCGATCTACCAGGCGCGCTTCCTCAAGTACCTGCAGGGCCGCGGCATCGCCGACACGAAGGACCGCGACGTCTGGGTCTTCTGCGGCGACGGCGAGATGGACGAGCCCGAGTCGATGGGCGCGATCGGCATGGCCGGCCGCGAGAAGCTCGACAACCTGACCTTCGTCATCAACTGCAACCTGCAGCGCCTCGACGGCCCGGTGCGCGGCAACGGCAAGGTCATCCAGGAGCTCGAGGCGAACTTCCGCGGCGCCGGCTGGAACGTCATCAAGGTCGTGTGGGGCTCGAAGTGGGACCGCCTGATCCAGGCGGACACCGAGGGCCACCTGCTGCGCCTGATGGAGGAGACCGTCGACGGCGACTACCAGACGCTGAAGTCCCGCGACGGCGCCTACGTCCGCGAGCACTTCTTCGGCAAGCACCCCGAGACGGCCAAGATGGTCGAGGACTGGACCGACGACGAGGTCTGGGCGCTCAACCGCGGCGGCCACGACCCGCAGAAGGTCTACGCGGCGTACGCGGCGGCCCGCGCCCACAAGGGGCAGCCGACGGTCATCCTCGCGAAGACCATCAAGGGCTACGGGATGGGCGGCTCCGGCGAGGGCCAGAACATCACGCACCAGCAGAAGAAGATGACCGAGGACGTGCTGTTCGCGTTCCGGGACCGCTTCGGGCTGGACCTGACGGACGAGCAGGTCAAGGAGGCCGCGTTCGTCCGCCCGGACGAGGACTCCGAGGAGATGCGCTTCCTCCTGGAGCAGCGCAAGAAGCTCGGCGGCTCGCTGCCCGCGCGCCGGCCGAAGTCCTCGACCTCGCTGCCCGTCCCCGAGCTGTCCGCCTTCAAGGCGATCACCGAGGGCTCCGGCGACCGCGAGATCTCGACGACGATGGCGTTCGTCCGCGTGCTCGCCGCGCTCCTGCGCGACAAGGCGCTGAAGAAGCACATCGTCCCGATCGTCCCCGACGAGTCGCGGACGTTCGGCATGGAGGGCATGTTCCGCCAGCTGGGCATCTACTCCCAGGTCGGGCAGCTGTACCAGCCCGAGGACTCCGAGCAGCTCATGTTCTACCGCGAGGATCGCCAGGGGCAGATCCTGCAGGAGGGCATCAACGAGCCGGGCGCGTTCTCGTCCTGGATCGCCGCGGCGACGTCGTACAGCAACAACGACACGCCGATGATCCCGTTCTACGTCTACTACTCGATGTTCGGGTTCCAGCGCGTGGGCGACCTGGCGTGGGCGGCGGGCGACTCCCGCGCCCGCGGCTTCCTCGTCGGCGGCACCGCCGGGCGGACCACCCTGAACGGCGAGGGCCTGCAGCACGAGGACGGCCACAGCCTGGTCCAGGCGGCGCTGATCCCCAACTGCGTCTCGTACGACCCGGCCTACGGGTACGAGCTGGCGGTCATCGTCCAGGACGGCCTGCGCCGGATGTACGGCGAGCAGGAGGACGTCTTCTACTACCTGACCGTCATGAACGAGAACTACCCCCAGCCGGCGATGCCGGAGGGGTCGCAGGAGGGCATCCTGCGCGGCATGCACCGCGTGCGCGAGGCGGGCATCGACGGGAAGAAGGGCAAGACGATCCGCCTGCTCGGGTCCGGCACGATCCTGCGCGAGGTGCTCGCCGCGGCCGAGGCGCTCGAGGAGGAGCACGGCGTCGCCGCCGAGGTGTGGAGCGTCACGAGCTACACCGAGCTGCGCCGCGACGGCATGGCCGCCGAGCGCCACAACCGCCTGCACCCGGACGAGGACCGCCGCGTCCCGTACGTCGCGGAGCAGCTGGCCGGCGACGTGCCGATCGTGGCGGCCTCGGACTACATCCGCGAGCTCGCCGACGGCATCCGCCCGTTCGTGGACGCCCCGTACACGGTGCTGGGCACCGACGGCTTCGGCCGCTCGGACTACCGCAAGGCGCTGCGCAGCTTCTTCGAGGTCGACCGCCGGCACGTCGTGCTCGCGGCCCTGACCCAGCTGGCCGAGCAGGGTGCCGTCGACCGCAAGGTCCTCGGGACGGTCATCGAGCAGTACGAGATCAAGGACGAGGGGGCCCCGTGGGCACGATGA
- a CDS encoding GntR family transcriptional regulator, which produces MPPELRIALTDRARGGTRQRVYDALRDVLVAGRLEPGRRLSENELAEALGVSRTPVREALVRLGDDRLVEIVPQLGTFVSKISIGAVADAQFVREALECAAIRLTAERATDADLLELRAIVAQQEEAHAAGDFDRFFVTDDAFHAKLCAASGHEIAWSLAQRADGHLVRVRRLSLPVPEYMGEMIQEHRAVVDAVAAHDPDRAEGELRHHLRMVLSVLEAIRAEHPEFFAAE; this is translated from the coding sequence GTGCCCCCGGAGCTGAGGATCGCGCTGACGGACCGCGCCCGCGGCGGCACCCGTCAACGCGTCTACGACGCGCTGCGCGACGTCCTCGTCGCCGGCCGCCTCGAGCCGGGGCGCCGGCTGTCGGAGAACGAGCTGGCCGAGGCGCTCGGCGTCTCCCGCACGCCGGTCCGCGAGGCCCTCGTCCGCCTGGGCGACGACCGCCTGGTCGAGATCGTCCCGCAGCTCGGCACGTTCGTCTCGAAGATCTCGATCGGCGCCGTGGCCGACGCCCAGTTCGTGCGCGAGGCCCTCGAGTGCGCCGCCATCCGCCTGACCGCCGAGCGGGCGACGGACGCCGACCTGCTCGAGCTGCGCGCGATCGTGGCGCAGCAGGAGGAGGCGCACGCGGCCGGCGACTTCGACCGCTTCTTCGTCACGGACGACGCCTTCCACGCGAAGCTGTGCGCGGCGTCGGGGCACGAGATCGCCTGGTCGCTCGCCCAGCGCGCCGACGGCCACCTCGTCCGGGTGCGGCGGCTCTCGCTGCCCGTCCCGGAGTACATGGGCGAGATGATCCAGGAGCACCGTGCGGTCGTCGACGCGGTCGCCGCGCACGACCCGGACCGCGCCGAGGGGGAGCTCCGGCACCACCTGCGCATGGTGCTCTCCGTGCTCGAGGCCATCCGGGCCGAGCACCCCGAGTTCTTCGCCGCGGAGTAG
- a CDS encoding NAD-dependent succinate-semialdehyde dehydrogenase: MSTAEQSTTDLPLRVPAQSHVDGSWTALGGETFVVTNKADDSELAHVTDATPEDVDAAMEGAWEGFLEWRDTPARTRSDVLRRAWELVNERADELARLMSLEMGKALPDSVGEVTYANGFLREYSERATRIEGRHALHEGGTGRILTQKDPVGPCVFVTPWNFPLAMGTRKIAPALAAGCSVVIKPPQQTPLTMLALVGILLEAGVPPKAVTVVTTTNSREVTTALIEHPRTAKLSFTGSTPVGRNLAEQGGKALLRMSMELGGNAPFVVFDDADVEAALEGAKVAKFRNGGQACTSANRFLVHESVAEEFTTGLVEIANGLKLGPGTAEGTTLGPMIDDKAVDKVRELVQDAVDRGATVAAGGNDAADGRYYPGTVLTDLPADARILHEEVFGPVAPVVTFSTEEEAVRLANDTEYGLVAYAYTKDVARMLRVSRLLEVGMLGINTGLVSNPAAPFGGVKDSGFGREGGPEGLEEYLQSRYVAIPDAIG, encoded by the coding sequence ATGAGCACGGCAGAGCAGTCCACCACCGACCTCCCGCTGCGCGTCCCGGCGCAGAGCCACGTCGACGGCTCCTGGACCGCCCTGGGCGGCGAGACGTTCGTCGTCACGAACAAGGCGGACGACAGCGAGCTCGCGCACGTCACCGACGCCACGCCCGAGGACGTCGACGCCGCGATGGAGGGCGCCTGGGAGGGCTTCCTCGAGTGGCGCGACACCCCGGCCCGCACGCGCTCGGACGTCCTGCGCCGCGCCTGGGAGCTCGTGAACGAGCGCGCCGACGAGCTCGCGCGCCTCATGTCGCTCGAGATGGGCAAGGCCCTGCCGGACTCGGTCGGCGAGGTCACGTACGCCAACGGCTTCCTCCGCGAGTACTCCGAGCGCGCGACGCGCATCGAGGGCCGCCACGCCCTGCACGAGGGGGGGACGGGCCGCATCCTCACGCAGAAGGACCCGGTCGGCCCGTGCGTGTTCGTCACGCCGTGGAACTTCCCCCTCGCGATGGGCACCCGCAAGATCGCCCCGGCGCTCGCCGCCGGCTGCTCCGTCGTCATCAAGCCGCCGCAGCAGACGCCGCTGACGATGCTCGCCCTCGTCGGCATCCTGCTCGAGGCCGGCGTGCCGCCGAAGGCCGTCACCGTCGTCACGACGACGAACTCGCGCGAGGTCACGACGGCGCTCATCGAGCACCCGCGCACCGCGAAGCTGTCCTTCACCGGGTCGACGCCGGTCGGCCGCAACCTGGCCGAGCAGGGCGGCAAGGCGCTCCTGCGCATGTCGATGGAGCTGGGCGGCAACGCGCCGTTCGTCGTCTTCGACGACGCCGACGTGGAGGCCGCGCTCGAGGGCGCGAAGGTCGCGAAGTTCCGCAACGGCGGCCAGGCGTGCACGTCGGCCAACCGCTTCCTCGTCCACGAGTCCGTCGCCGAGGAGTTCACGACGGGCCTCGTCGAGATCGCGAACGGCCTGAAGCTCGGGCCGGGCACCGCCGAGGGCACCACCCTCGGGCCGATGATCGACGACAAGGCCGTCGACAAGGTCCGCGAGCTCGTGCAGGACGCCGTCGACCGCGGCGCGACCGTCGCCGCGGGCGGCAACGACGCCGCGGACGGCCGCTACTACCCGGGCACCGTCCTGACCGACCTGCCCGCCGACGCGCGCATCCTCCACGAGGAGGTCTTCGGCCCGGTCGCCCCGGTCGTCACCTTCTCCACCGAGGAGGAGGCCGTGCGCCTGGCCAACGACACCGAGTACGGCCTCGTCGCCTACGCGTACACGAAGGACGTCGCGCGCATGCTGCGCGTGTCGCGCCTGCTCGAGGTCGGCATGCTCGGCATCAACACCGGCCTGGTCTCCAACCCCGCCGCCCCCTTCGGCGGCGTGAAGGACTCGGGCTTCGGCCGCGAGGGCGGCCCCGAGGGCCTGGAGGAGTACCTGCAGTCCCGCTACGTCGCCATCCCGGACGCCATCGGCTAG
- a CDS encoding GntR family transcriptional regulator, translated as MSTPDPPAFAPLEDPAGGGVTLTARVAEQVRDAIADGRLQPGMRLSVPQLAEQLGASRTPVREALLLLESQGLVRFERNRGVRILETPLHDLEEIFTLRLLLEVPATRRATTLVGADELAALREHLATMRAHAGEDDETAFMAADRRFHDVLLRAAGNRRLADQVVNLRDLVRFLGASTAGRSRTLTTILGEHEAILAAVEARDADAAAAAMRAHLLATAGLLLAQEGGGGPHELAWSALPEAS; from the coding sequence GTGAGCACCCCCGATCCCCCCGCCTTCGCGCCGCTCGAGGACCCGGCCGGCGGGGGCGTCACGCTGACCGCGCGGGTCGCGGAGCAGGTGCGCGACGCGATCGCCGACGGGCGCCTGCAGCCCGGCATGCGGCTGTCGGTCCCGCAGCTCGCCGAGCAGCTCGGGGCGTCCCGCACCCCGGTGCGCGAGGCGCTCCTGCTGCTCGAGAGCCAGGGCCTGGTGCGCTTCGAGCGCAACCGCGGGGTGCGGATCCTCGAGACGCCGCTCCACGACCTGGAGGAGATCTTCACGCTGCGCCTGCTGCTCGAGGTCCCCGCCACGCGCCGCGCCACGACGCTCGTGGGCGCGGACGAGCTCGCCGCCCTGCGCGAGCACCTGGCGACGATGCGCGCGCACGCGGGGGAGGACGACGAGACGGCGTTCATGGCCGCCGACCGGCGCTTCCACGACGTGCTGCTGCGCGCCGCCGGCAACCGGCGGCTGGCCGACCAGGTCGTGAACCTGCGCGACCTCGTCCGCTTCCTCGGCGCGTCGACCGCGGGGCGCTCCCGCACGCTGACGACGATCCTGGGCGAGCACGAGGCGATCCTGGCGGCCGTCGAGGCGCGCGACGCCGACGCCGCCGCGGCGGCGATGCGGGCGCACCTGCTCGCGACCGCCGGGCTGCTGCTGGCGCAGGAGGGCGGCGGCGGGCCGCACGAGCTGGCCTGGTCGGCGCTGCCGGAGGCGAGCTGA
- the attM gene encoding N-acyl homoserine lactonase AttM, which translates to MTDEIRLYMFDGGTLKCHVENIKMNQGLGEEYEIPVPWYLITHPKGHVVIDGGNAKAAAEDPKGYWGGISDVYWPVVADDQHVIPALQKAGFDPADVKWVVQSHLHLDHTGALSVIDQFPNAQVLCTRTEYEYAHAPDWFADGGYIKADYVKPGVPWVLLDEGDDGYDLFGDGTLRLWRTPGHAPGHQSFEVNLPSGTTMLLTVDAAYTTDHWNEQALPGFVASVVDAVRSVQKLKRIAARTDATVVTGHDPDAWATFKHAPEYYD; encoded by the coding sequence ATGACGGACGAGATCCGCCTGTACATGTTCGACGGCGGCACCCTGAAGTGCCACGTCGAGAACATCAAGATGAACCAGGGCCTGGGGGAGGAGTACGAGATCCCGGTCCCCTGGTACCTCATCACCCACCCGAAGGGCCACGTCGTCATCGACGGGGGCAACGCGAAGGCCGCGGCCGAGGACCCGAAGGGGTACTGGGGCGGCATCTCCGACGTCTACTGGCCCGTCGTCGCCGACGACCAGCACGTGATCCCGGCGCTGCAGAAGGCGGGCTTCGACCCGGCGGACGTCAAGTGGGTCGTGCAGAGCCACCTGCACCTGGACCACACGGGCGCGCTGTCGGTGATCGACCAGTTCCCGAACGCGCAGGTGCTGTGCACCCGCACCGAGTACGAGTACGCCCACGCGCCCGACTGGTTCGCCGACGGCGGCTACATCAAGGCCGACTACGTCAAGCCGGGCGTGCCGTGGGTGCTGCTCGACGAGGGCGACGACGGCTACGACCTGTTCGGCGACGGCACCCTGCGCCTGTGGCGCACCCCGGGCCACGCGCCGGGCCACCAGTCGTTCGAGGTCAACCTGCCGAGCGGCACGACCATGCTGCTGACCGTCGACGCGGCCTACACGACGGACCACTGGAACGAGCAGGCGCTGCCGGGCTTCGTCGCCTCGGTCGTCGACGCGGTCCGCTCGGTGCAGAAGCTCAAGCGGATCGCCGCCCGCACCGACGCGACGGTGGTCACGGGCCACGACCCGGACGCCTGGGCGACGTTCAAGCACGCCCCGGAGTACTACGACTGA